A window of Rhododendron vialii isolate Sample 1 chromosome 11a, ASM3025357v1 contains these coding sequences:
- the LOC131307759 gene encoding SEC1 family transport protein SLY1, whose amino-acid sequence MALNLRLKQTECITRMLNLNQPVNSTGTANEEVYKILIFDKFCQDILSPLIHVKDLRKHGVTLYFLIDKDRKPVHDVPAVYFVRPTQPNVHRIAADASRSLYDSFHLNFSSSIPRPLLEDLASGTLNSDSIHRISKVHDQYLEFVTLEDNLFSLANKSCYVQLNDPSAGDREIEEIIDKIASGLFCVLATLAVVPIIRCPRGGPAEMVASLLDQRLRDHLLAKNNLFSEGGSFASSFQRPILCLFDRNFELSVAIQHDFRYRPLVHDVLGLRLNRLSVQGEKGGMKSYELDRLDPFWVANGSLEFPEVAVEIETQLNKYKKDVDEVNRRTGGNEGAEFDGTDLIGNTKHLMNAVNSLPELTERKQVIDKHTNIATVLLGEIKERSLDSFAKKESEMMVRGGIDRNELLGVLKGKGDKLDKLRFAIMYVISSEMMPQSEVEMVEAALRESEVDTSAFQYVKKIKSLNVSLASANSASRSNIVDWAEKLYGQSISAVTAGVKNLLSGDHQLALTRTVEALMEGKPNPEIDSYLVFDPRAPKSSSGASSSHLKGPFKEAIVFMIGGGNYVEYGSLQELAQRQQPVKHVIYGTTEILTGSDFVEQLAFLGKKMGLGSSGGALAQ is encoded by the coding sequence AATGCATAACACGAATGTTGAATCTAAACCAACCTGTGAATTCAACTGGAACGGCGAACGAAGAGGTGTACAAGATCTTGATCTTCGACAAGTTCTGCCAAGACATCCTCTCTCCTCTGATCCACGTCAAGGACCTCCGCAAGCACGGCGTTACCCTCTACTTCCTCATCGACAAGGACCGCAAGCCCGTCCACGACGTCCCCGCCGTCTACTTCGTCCGACCCACTCAGCCCAACGTTCACCGCATCGCTGCCGACGCCTCCCGATCTCTCTACGATTCCTTCCACCTCAACTTCTCGTCTTCGATTCCTCGCCCCCTGCTCGAAGATCTCGCATCCGGCACTCTCAATTCCGACTCTATTCATCGGATTTCCAAGGTACATGATCAGTACTTGGAGTTTGTAACCCTAGAGGATAATCTGTTTTCGCTTGCGAATAAGTCTTGTTATGTTCAATTGAATGATCCGTCTGCTGGGGATAGGGAAATCGAGGAAATTATCGACAAAATTGCCAGTGGGTTGTTTTGTGTTTTAGCTACACTTGCTGTGGTTCCCATAATCAGGTGCCCTCGTGGTGGGCCTGCGGAAATGGTCGCGTCTTTGTTGGATCAAAGGTTGCGCGACCATTTGTTGGCCAAGAACAACTTGTTTTCGGAAGGTGGGAGTTTCGCCAGCTCGTTTCAGAGGCCGATCTTGTGCTTATTTGATAGGAATTTCGAGTTGTCCGTTGCAATACAGCATGATTTCAGGTATAGGCCGCTTGTTCATGATGTGCTGGGGTTGAGGCTCAATAGACTGAGCGTGCAAGGGGAGAAGGGTGGGATGAAATCGTATGAGTTGGATAGATTGGATCCGTTTTGGGTGGCTAATGGGTCGTTGGAATTTCCAGAAGTGGCTGTGGAGATTGAGACCCAATTAAATAAGTATAAGAAGGATGTCGATGAGGTGAACAGGAGGACCGGTGGAAATGAGGGGGCTGAATTTGATGGGACGGACTTGATTGGCAACACAAAGCACCTGATGAATGCTGTGAATTCGCTGCCGGAGTTGACTGAGCGGAAGCAGGTGATTGATAAGCATACTAATATTGCAACTGTTTTATTGGGTGAAATCAAGGAAAGGTCACTTGATTCTTTTGCCAAGAAAGAGAGTGAGATGATGGTTAGAGGTGGCATTGATAGGAATGAGCTTCTTGGTGTGCTTAAAGGGAAAGGAGATAAGTTGGATAAGCTGCGTTTTGCAATCATGTATGTTATTTCTTCTGAAATGATGCCTCAGTCAGAAGTGGAAATGGTTGAAGCTGCACTCAGGGAGTCTGAAGTTGATACTAGTGCATTTCAGTATGTGAAAAAGATCAAGTCATTGAATGTTTCATTGGCTTCCGCAAATTCTGCTAGTAGAAGTAACATTGTGGATTGGGCTGAGAAGCTCTATGGGCAGTCAATTAGTGCTGTCACTGCTGGTGTGAAGAATCTTTTGTCTGGCGATCACCAACTGGCATTGACAAGGACAGTTGAAGCCTTGATGGAGGGCAAACCAAATCCCGAAATTGATTCTTATCTTGTGTTTGATCCTCGTGCTCCCAAGTCTAGCTCTGGGGCGAGTAGTAGCCATCTGAAAGGACCATTTAAAGAAGCTATTGTGTTCATGATAGGTGGTGGCAATTATGTGGAATATGGGAGCTTGCAAGAGCTTGCACAGCGTCAGCAGCCAGTAAAACATGTGATATATGGAACTACAGAAATTCTCACTGGTAGCGACTTCGTTGAGCAGCTTGCATTTCTGGGGAAGAAGATGGGATTGGGAAGCAGTGGCGGTGCTTTAGCACAGTAA